A single genomic interval of Montipora foliosa isolate CH-2021 unplaced genomic scaffold, ASM3666993v2 scaffold_396, whole genome shotgun sequence harbors:
- the LOC137987960 gene encoding uncharacterized protein — translation MKLLPMKYRETQSEFFGKRGMNWHFSAVVHSSDHPDCKPTECEYQIHAYIAVFDSCKQDWFSVSCILEEVLSTVKETHPSVKRAILRSDNAGCYHNSTLLSTIHSTSKRSGIEVVRYDFSDPQAGKDLCDRRIAPCKQRLRNYVAENNDIQTAQDVKNALESPPSITGTRVAVCTVDPSQMSTKVASNKIPNITKYNNFSFERDIITVWQAYGIGAGQKIPNSSFMYAQDTSGLRRVGEWSQESIITTQRRQAGAGTKDPLNPVATFPCMEPACIQTFSTLQEADDHMDTGRHVLLQEKESVYDTIRRQWASIATSVKGQSQKPICPDYQSDAVIAGGLQGTPGEAQLGWALKKAKANVRISPAVKEFLTNVFDEGNKDGKQKANPTEIAEEIKKNFKRNEWLETQTVKGFFSRLAARPRGQEIGSQQDHDQDLALEREVFLQDLEEQVNREVGLGHPVEYEDVNLCQLYHQGRFEQFLTKLKISDLRSMCNQFNVALKGPLSRKATFIQALQELVTSCSCLCDDH, via the coding sequence ATGAAGCTTCTTCCTATGAAATACAGAGAAACACAGTCAGAGTTTTTTGGCAAGAGAGGAATGAATTGGCATTTTTCAGCAGTTGTTCATTCATCTGACCACCCCGATTGCAAGCCAACAGAATGCGAATACCAAATCCACGCTTACATAGCTGTATTTGACAGCTGTAAACAGGATTGGTTTTCTGTTTCTTGCATTCTTGAAGAGGTTCTAAGCACCGTCAAAGAAACGCATCCTTCCGTGAAAAGAGCAATACTAAGAAGTGACAATGCAGGATGCTATCACAATTCCACCCTGTTGTCCACAATACATTCCACCAGTAAGCGTAGTGGAATAGAGGTTGTGAGGTACGATTTTTCTGATCCACAGGCGGGCAAAGACCTATGTGACCGACGAATAGCTCCGTGCAAGCAGCGTCTCAGAAATTATGTGGCAGAGAATAACGACATACAGACAGCCCAAGATGTAAAGAATGCACTTGAATCACCCCCCAGCATCACAGGAACTCGAGTAGCAGTGTGCACAGTAGATCCCTCTCAGATGTCTACAAAAGTTGCTTCTAACAAGATTCCAAATATCACAAAGTACAACAACTTCTCCTTTGAGAGAGACATTATCACAGTCTGGCAAGCCTATGGCATTGGGGCAGGTCAAAAGATACCTAATTCAAGTTTTATGTATGCACAAGATACTTCAGGGCTGAGGAGAGTGGGTGAATGGTCACAAGAATCCATTATTACAACGCAGAGAAGACAGGCAGGGGCTGGAACTAAAGATCCTCTTAACCCGGTCGCCACGTTCCCTTGTATGGAGCCAGCATGCATCCAAACGTTTAGCACGCTACAAGAGGCTGATGATCACATGGATACCGGGCGTCATGTCCTGCTACAAGAGAAAGAATCCGTGTATGACACAATCCGCCGACAGTGGGCGTCAATTGCCACGTCTGTAAAGGGTCAGAGCCAAAAACCTATCTGCCCTGATTACCAATCCGATGCAGTAATTGCTGGGGGTCTTCAAGGAACCCCTGGTGAGGCACAACTAGGATGGGCTCTAAAAAAGGCAAAAGCCAATGTTAGAATCTCGCCAGCAGTCAAGGAATTCTTAACGAATGTTTTCGATGAGGGCAACAAAGATGGGAAGCAAAAAGCTAACCCAACAGAAATTgctgaagaaattaaaaagaactTTAAGAGAAACGAATGGCTCGAGACGCAAACAGtcaaaggatttttctctcGACTAGCTGCAAGACCAAGAGGGCAAGAAATCGGCAGTCAACAAGATCACGATCAAGATTTGGCCCTAGAAAGGGAAGTATTCTTGCAAGATTTGGAGGAGCAAGTAAACAGAGAGGTCGGCCTTGGTCACCCGGTCGAATATGAAGACGTTAACCTGTGTCAGCTTTACCATCAGGGTAGATTTGAACAATTTTTGACGAAGCTGAAAATAAGTGACTTAAGGTCGATGTGTAACCAATTTAACGTCGCTTTGAAGGGCCCGCTCTCACGAAAGGCAACTTTTATTCAAGCACTCCAAGAGCTCGTTACTTCATGCAGCTGTCTTTGCGATGATCATTGA